Proteins encoded in a region of the Zunongwangia endophytica genome:
- a CDS encoding AraC family transcriptional regulator translates to MIQTNVHREITPLAPEDSFLVFDRIKDEFDFPIHFHPEYELNFLLNGKGVRRVVGDSMEEIDDIELVLVGPNLQHGWELHNCKSTKIHEITIQFHNDLFDTKLLDRRIMKPIKDMFERSAHGILFSKKISDEIAPRIMSLSKIDSIDYFLELISILHDLASSRNQKLLSTYTSDFKNFENSDKIKIIYEYVQLNYHQKISLKEVADLVNMSQVSFNRFIKKRTGKTLVEYVNDTRIGYAARWLIEKDLSIAEIAFKCGFNNIANFNRVFKNSKKCTPSKYREEFSGIKRVL, encoded by the coding sequence ATGATACAAACAAATGTACATCGCGAGATCACACCTCTTGCTCCAGAAGATAGCTTTTTGGTGTTTGACAGAATTAAAGATGAATTTGATTTTCCTATTCATTTTCACCCGGAATACGAATTGAATTTTCTGCTGAATGGAAAGGGAGTTCGACGCGTGGTAGGTGATTCTATGGAAGAAATTGACGATATTGAACTGGTTCTTGTAGGACCAAATCTTCAACACGGGTGGGAGCTTCACAATTGTAAAAGCACTAAAATTCACGAGATAACAATTCAATTTCATAATGATTTATTTGACACTAAACTTTTGGATAGGCGTATTATGAAACCTATAAAAGATATGTTCGAGCGATCGGCACATGGTATTTTATTTTCAAAAAAAATATCAGATGAAATTGCTCCTCGCATCATGAGTTTATCAAAAATAGACAGCATAGATTACTTTCTAGAACTAATCTCTATCCTACATGATTTAGCAAGTTCAAGAAATCAAAAGCTACTTTCTACTTATACGTCCGACTTTAAAAATTTTGAAAACAGCGATAAAATTAAAATAATCTACGAGTACGTTCAGCTTAACTACCATCAAAAAATAAGTTTAAAAGAAGTAGCTGATCTGGTAAATATGAGTCAGGTTTCTTTTAATCGATTCATCAAAAAAAGAACAGGAAAAACCCTGGTAGAGTACGTTAATGATACTCGAATCGGTTATGCTGCCAGATGGTTAATTGAAAAAGATTTGAGCATCGCAGAAATTGCTTTTAAATGTGGATTCAATAATATCGCCAACTTCAACAGAGTATTTAAAAACAGTAAAAAATGTACTCCAAGTAAATACAGAGAAGAATTTAGCGGAATAAAAAGAGTCCTTTAA
- a CDS encoding glycoside hydrolase family 26 protein encodes MKYFVRILILFNLIFVASCGSLPRQSNTILADREANPNVVALRKRLLEIAKEGIAFGQQDATAYGLDWYLQDQPEVLTSDVKKVVNKQPALLGFDLGHMELGNTYNLDTVPFALMKQHTQKIYEKGGLITFSWHLNNPVSGGSSWDTTSAVTEILKDGPVNQKYEDWVKKISMFFKSLKDEEGKQIPVIFRPLHEMNGAWFWWGKGRCTPEEYKKLWIKTQELLLANDVHNLLYAYSPNIMSSSEDFEMFYPGDDYVDILGVDIYNHSGDPEFMKAVSSNLKILKEKSSGKNMPFALSETGNFSMAANPEWWTEVLYSTIQNSGISWVMVWRNARKDHYFSTYPSEVTENDFMQFEQKEDILFLPELKSIHN; translated from the coding sequence ATGAAATATTTTGTCAGAATACTAATACTATTTAATCTAATTTTTGTTGCTTCCTGTGGTTCATTACCTCGTCAATCAAATACTATTCTTGCAGATCGCGAAGCTAATCCTAATGTGGTAGCATTACGAAAACGTTTGTTGGAAATAGCAAAAGAAGGTATAGCCTTTGGTCAACAGGACGCAACTGCGTATGGATTAGACTGGTATTTACAAGATCAACCTGAAGTTCTGACGAGTGACGTAAAGAAAGTCGTGAACAAACAGCCAGCTTTGCTAGGTTTTGATCTTGGTCATATGGAATTAGGAAATACTTACAATCTCGATACAGTGCCTTTTGCTTTGATGAAGCAACATACGCAGAAAATATACGAAAAAGGAGGTCTCATTACTTTTAGCTGGCATTTAAATAATCCGGTTAGCGGCGGAAGTTCTTGGGATACAACTTCAGCTGTCACTGAAATATTAAAAGATGGACCCGTAAATCAAAAATATGAGGATTGGGTAAAGAAAATTAGTATGTTTTTTAAGTCATTAAAAGACGAAGAAGGAAAACAAATCCCTGTAATATTTAGACCACTTCACGAAATGAACGGGGCCTGGTTTTGGTGGGGAAAAGGACGTTGCACTCCAGAGGAATACAAGAAATTGTGGATAAAGACACAAGAGTTATTATTAGCAAACGATGTGCATAACTTACTATACGCCTACTCTCCAAATATAATGTCTTCTTCTGAAGATTTTGAAATGTTTTATCCTGGCGATGATTACGTAGATATTCTGGGTGTAGATATTTACAACCATAGCGGTGATCCAGAGTTTATGAAAGCCGTTAGTAGTAATCTTAAGATACTGAAGGAGAAAAGTAGTGGCAAAAATATGCCTTTTGCGTTATCTGAAACTGGAAACTTCAGCATGGCTGCTAATCCTGAATGGTGGACAGAGGTGCTTTATTCAACTATCCAAAATAGCGGAATATCCTGGGTAATGGTTTGGAGAAATGCTAGAAAAGATCACTACTTCAGTACATATCCTTCTGAGGTTACAGAAAATGACTTTATGCAATTTGAGCAAAAAGAAGATATCCTTTTTCTTCCAGAGCTTAAATCAATACACAACTAA
- a CDS encoding AGE family epimerase/isomerase produces MEIQKANFKKELYQELETIVQYWQKNSIDADFGGFIGRRDHFNKPDFKADKGVILNTRLLWTFSKIANFNKDFNTEKEANRAFQYLKKYFRDAEFGGVFWVLDYLGNPVNRRKQIYAQAFLIYALAEYYKLSKNEEALNWALEVFGLIEKHAKEAEFGGYIEAFNQDWSPIDDMRLSEKDLNASKTMNTHLHILEAYTTLAEVTNSEKVKAALENLVTLHLDKFFDAEIGHFQLFFDTEWKVQTHLVSYGHDIEAAWLLLAAAHQVNNPTLTKKVEKAALYISEVFLKEAYEKSAGIINEKDLDTNHVDTDRHWWPQAEAMVGLAYANSIQYSKEYEASIYDIWNFTKEYIIDKEHGEWHFRIDKNFKAHEDENRLGMWKCPYHNSRALIELIEKI; encoded by the coding sequence ATGGAAATTCAAAAAGCTAATTTTAAAAAAGAATTATATCAGGAGTTAGAAACCATTGTCCAGTATTGGCAAAAAAACAGTATTGATGCTGATTTTGGCGGATTTATAGGAAGAAGAGATCACTTCAATAAACCAGATTTTAAAGCCGATAAAGGGGTTATTTTGAATACGCGTTTGTTATGGACGTTTTCGAAAATAGCTAATTTCAATAAAGATTTTAATACTGAAAAAGAAGCCAATCGTGCTTTTCAATATCTGAAAAAATATTTTAGAGATGCTGAATTTGGTGGCGTTTTTTGGGTACTCGATTATCTGGGAAATCCTGTAAATCGTAGAAAACAAATTTACGCGCAGGCTTTTTTAATTTATGCGTTAGCCGAATATTATAAGCTTTCGAAAAATGAAGAAGCACTTAATTGGGCTTTAGAAGTTTTCGGATTGATAGAAAAGCATGCCAAGGAAGCTGAATTTGGCGGTTATATTGAAGCTTTTAATCAGGATTGGTCACCAATCGACGATATGCGACTTAGCGAGAAAGATCTAAATGCTTCTAAAACCATGAATACGCATCTTCATATTCTAGAAGCCTATACAACTTTAGCTGAGGTTACTAATTCTGAAAAAGTAAAAGCTGCTTTAGAAAATCTAGTAACGCTTCATCTTGATAAATTTTTTGATGCTGAAATTGGCCATTTTCAATTGTTTTTTGATACAGAATGGAAAGTGCAAACACATTTAGTTTCCTACGGCCACGATATTGAAGCTGCATGGTTATTACTAGCAGCAGCACACCAAGTAAATAATCCAACGCTTACTAAGAAGGTAGAAAAAGCAGCGCTTTATATTTCCGAAGTATTTTTAAAAGAAGCTTACGAGAAATCTGCCGGTATTATTAATGAAAAAGACTTAGATACCAATCATGTAGATACCGATAGACATTGGTGGCCACAAGCAGAAGCGATGGTTGGTTTGGCGTATGCAAATAGTATTCAGTATTCTAAAGAATATGAAGCAAGTATATACGATATCTGGAATTTCACCAAAGAATATATTATTGATAAAGAACATGGCGAATGGCATTTCAGAATCGATAAAAATTTCAAGGCTCATGAAGATGAAAACCGATTAGGAATGTGGAAATGCCCGTATCACAATAGCCGAGCGCTAATAGAGCTCATAGAAAAAATTTAA
- a CDS encoding IPT/TIG domain-containing protein — MKNINNSIKYGVMVICLSLSILFTSCDDNDDLVTAPEIESISLAANDSVVMGGMRQNMYILRGSGFSSLQKIYFNDYDTYYNPTLVTDEVIFVTIDANTPYDQPSEMLRLVTSTAELEYEFDILQPAPGITSFSPKTGDVGTQVTIVGTVFVNLESVYFGENQATIISNTDTEIVVEAPAVSAPSPIIITTAGGTTESEKLFGGLLFKLYDEQLNPDWWIGGWGVTNDFANTENVLTGEVSLKVEINAWSGFQIGNGGAPVLAADYNTLQFEIYPENDGNIMVVSNGDFDNGYLVSVTGGEWQTVSIPVADLSLAGLESLDSVILQEFNGTGNVYYIDDFGLL, encoded by the coding sequence ATGAAAAATATAAACAATAGTATCAAATATGGTGTTATGGTGATTTGTTTATCACTAAGCATACTGTTTACATCCTGTGACGATAATGACGATTTAGTTACAGCGCCAGAAATAGAAAGTATAAGTCTTGCTGCAAACGATTCTGTCGTGATGGGTGGGATGCGTCAAAATATGTATATTCTTAGAGGAAGTGGATTTAGTTCTTTGCAAAAGATATATTTCAATGATTATGATACTTATTATAATCCAACCTTAGTAACCGATGAGGTTATTTTTGTAACGATAGATGCAAACACGCCGTACGATCAGCCTTCAGAAATGTTGAGACTTGTGACCAGTACAGCTGAATTAGAATATGAGTTTGATATTTTGCAGCCGGCACCGGGGATTACATCTTTTAGTCCTAAAACAGGAGATGTAGGAACGCAGGTAACTATTGTAGGAACTGTTTTTGTAAATTTAGAAAGCGTTTATTTTGGTGAAAATCAAGCGACGATTATATCCAATACTGATACCGAAATTGTGGTTGAAGCTCCAGCAGTTTCTGCGCCATCGCCAATTATAATTACTACAGCTGGTGGAACTACAGAATCTGAGAAGTTATTCGGAGGCTTGTTATTTAAATTATATGATGAACAGTTAAATCCAGATTGGTGGATTGGTGGCTGGGGTGTTACCAACGATTTTGCTAATACCGAGAATGTACTTACAGGAGAAGTTTCTTTAAAAGTTGAAATTAATGCATGGTCTGGTTTTCAGATTGGGAATGGTGGAGCTCCTGTTTTAGCAGCCGACTATAATACATTACAATTCGAAATTTATCCGGAGAATGACGGTAACATTATGGTGGTGTCTAATGGAGATTTTGATAATGGTTATCTTGTTTCTGTTACAGGTGGAGAGTGGCAAACTGTATCCATACCGGTAGCCGATTTAAGCCTTGCAGGGCTGGAGTCTTTAGATAGCGTTATTCTGCAAGAATTTAATGGTACAGGTAATGTTTATTATATCGATGATTTTGGTTTACTGTAA
- a CDS encoding glycoside hydrolase family 5 protein has translation MNFKFCLFAILMLVCFDLSAQKAMDRLKVDHNEFVNAKAEVLVFRGVNTSDPDKLVNDDLWSEDYFKEIKNWGATIVRFPIHPEAWRERGEKEYLKILDQGIEWANKYDLYVILDWHSIGNLKTERYLADMYFTTLQETLAFWKLMAQHYGDNTTVAFYELFNEPTTYNNKFGKISWKEWKEIMEQLITAIRSNGGKGIPLVAGFNWAYDLNPIKKNPINAANIGYVAHPYPQKRKNPWEKKWTNDWGFAKEKYPVILTEIGFCDASSPGAHEPVIGDEEYGDAITNYSDKNNISYLVWVFDKDWSPRMYKDRNFTPSRQGRYFKKKMLSY, from the coding sequence ATGAATTTTAAATTTTGTCTTTTTGCTATTTTGATGTTGGTGTGTTTTGACCTATCGGCACAAAAGGCTATGGATCGTTTGAAAGTAGATCACAATGAATTTGTAAATGCAAAAGCAGAAGTTTTAGTATTTAGAGGCGTAAATACGAGCGATCCAGACAAATTGGTGAATGACGATTTATGGAGCGAGGATTATTTTAAAGAAATAAAGAATTGGGGAGCAACAATAGTACGATTTCCAATTCATCCTGAAGCATGGCGAGAAAGAGGAGAGAAGGAATATTTGAAAATTCTAGATCAGGGTATTGAATGGGCTAATAAATATGATTTATATGTGATTTTGGATTGGCACAGTATCGGTAATCTTAAAACCGAGCGTTATTTGGCAGATATGTATTTTACTACGTTGCAAGAGACGCTTGCTTTCTGGAAACTGATGGCTCAGCATTACGGCGATAATACAACCGTTGCTTTTTACGAGCTTTTCAATGAGCCAACCACCTATAATAATAAGTTTGGTAAAATTTCCTGGAAAGAGTGGAAAGAGATTATGGAACAGCTTATAACAGCAATTCGTTCTAACGGAGGTAAAGGTATTCCGCTAGTTGCAGGGTTTAACTGGGCCTACGATTTAAATCCTATTAAAAAAAATCCCATCAATGCGGCTAATATTGGTTACGTGGCTCATCCTTACCCGCAAAAACGGAAAAATCCTTGGGAGAAAAAATGGACGAATGATTGGGGTTTCGCAAAAGAAAAATATCCCGTTATTTTAACCGAAATTGGATTTTGTGATGCGTCCTCACCCGGTGCCCACGAGCCTGTCATTGGTGATGAGGAATATGGGGATGCAATAACTAATTATTCAGATAAAAATAATATCTCATACCTGGTTTGGGTTTTCGATAAAGATTGGTCACCAAGAATGTACAAGGATAGAAATTTTACGCCAAGCCGTCAAGGACGATATTTCAAAAAAAAGATGCTTAGTTATTAA
- a CDS encoding sodium:solute symporter family protein has protein sequence MLQLIDVLIILAYLVGTIVIGLAARKQAQKSKDDYLMGGKSLPWYMLGLSNASGMFDISGTMWLVTLTFVYGFKSIWIPWLWPVFNQVFLMVYLSVWLRRSNVTTGAEWILFRFDSGKGGRRSHTIIVIFAILSCLGFLAYGFIGLGKFVEIFIPWELISPFIPFDVAPAYIPHFYGIIFTLFAVFYSVLGGMSGIVWTDVLQYGIMTISSIAIAVIAWQAFGENTLNVPDDWMNPFFGWELDMDWTGIIDEVNTKIAEDGYTLFGLFFMLMVFKGILSSIAGPAPNYDMQKILSTKSPLEAAKMSAFSLGALIPTRYLMVGGFSILAVLFYDQLDLKTAGVLDFEKVLPAAIEQFVPVGLLGLLLAGLLAAFMSTFAGTLNAAQAYLVNDIYLKYKEPDASSKKIKKMNYLSGIVVVLISIVLGFFVQDVNSILQWIVSALYGSYVVSNVLKWHWWRFNGEGYFWGMLSGILPALIFPIFTDTLDLYYFPIILLISIVGAIVGTYSAPPTNEAVLMDFYKKTNPWGFWKQIADKVALADNSFKKNKGFSRDMFNVVIGTFAQTLMVIIPIYIIIREYSLVLYCSIALCIAIVILKFNWWDRVKKDNTQIS, from the coding sequence ATGTTACAATTAATAGACGTACTTATAATTCTAGCCTATTTGGTAGGAACCATTGTTATTGGTCTAGCCGCTAGAAAACAGGCTCAAAAAAGTAAAGACGATTACTTAATGGGAGGTAAGTCGCTTCCTTGGTATATGTTAGGTTTATCGAACGCATCTGGGATGTTTGATATTTCAGGGACTATGTGGCTGGTGACCCTAACTTTTGTCTATGGTTTTAAGAGTATCTGGATTCCGTGGTTATGGCCTGTTTTTAATCAGGTATTTTTAATGGTTTACTTATCTGTATGGTTACGTCGATCTAATGTGACTACCGGTGCCGAGTGGATTTTATTCCGATTCGATAGCGGGAAAGGTGGCCGTAGATCCCATACCATCATTGTGATATTTGCTATACTTAGTTGTTTGGGTTTTCTGGCTTACGGTTTTATAGGTTTAGGGAAGTTTGTAGAGATATTTATTCCTTGGGAGTTGATCTCTCCGTTTATTCCTTTTGATGTTGCACCAGCTTATATTCCACATTTCTACGGAATAATCTTTACGCTTTTTGCTGTTTTTTATTCGGTATTGGGAGGAATGTCGGGTATCGTATGGACAGATGTTTTACAATACGGAATTATGACGATTTCCTCGATAGCTATAGCGGTTATTGCATGGCAGGCATTTGGAGAGAATACTTTAAACGTTCCTGATGATTGGATGAATCCCTTTTTCGGCTGGGAACTCGATATGGATTGGACAGGTATTATTGATGAAGTAAATACTAAAATAGCCGAAGATGGGTATACGCTGTTTGGTCTGTTTTTTATGTTGATGGTATTTAAAGGAATCTTATCGAGTATTGCAGGTCCTGCTCCTAACTATGATATGCAGAAAATACTTTCTACTAAATCTCCTTTAGAGGCAGCAAAAATGAGTGCCTTTTCTTTAGGAGCCTTAATTCCAACACGATATTTGATGGTTGGTGGTTTTTCGATCTTAGCAGTTCTTTTTTACGATCAATTAGATTTAAAAACAGCCGGAGTGCTGGATTTCGAAAAAGTTTTACCTGCAGCGATAGAGCAATTTGTACCGGTAGGTCTTCTAGGATTACTATTAGCAGGTCTACTTGCAGCCTTCATGTCTACGTTTGCAGGTACACTAAATGCAGCCCAGGCTTATTTGGTAAACGATATTTATCTAAAATATAAAGAGCCAGATGCTTCTTCAAAGAAAATAAAGAAAATGAATTACCTAAGTGGTATCGTAGTGGTTCTAATTAGTATTGTACTTGGGTTTTTTGTACAAGATGTAAATTCAATATTACAATGGATAGTTTCTGCACTTTATGGTAGCTATGTAGTATCAAACGTATTAAAATGGCACTGGTGGCGTTTTAACGGCGAAGGATATTTTTGGGGAATGTTATCTGGGATTTTACCGGCATTAATATTTCCAATATTTACCGATACGCTAGATTTATATTATTTCCCAATCATTCTTTTAATTTCCATTGTTGGTGCTATTGTAGGAACGTATTCTGCGCCTCCTACTAATGAAGCAGTTTTAATGGATTTCTATAAAAAAACCAATCCTTGGGGATTTTGGAAACAAATTGCCGATAAAGTGGCGTTGGCCGATAACAGCTTTAAAAAGAATAAAGGCTTTTCCAGAGATATGTTTAATGTAGTGATAGGAACCTTTGCTCAGACTTTAATGGTTATCATTCCTATTTACATCATTATTAGAGAATATTCATTAGTGCTCTATTGTTCCATAGCTTTATGTATTGCGATAGTGATCTTAAAATTTAATTGGTGGGATAGAGTAAAAAAAGATAATACCCAAATAAGTTAA
- a CDS encoding glycoside hydrolase family 130 protein produces the protein MKTIPNFAQLEANHRKLIEKTNKPLSLFNGIYQRYENPVVTNAHAPLEWRYDLNPETNPNGLERIGINATFNPGAIKWNGKYLLAVRVEGNDRKSFFGIAESPNGIDNFEFWEKPIALPQYGEPDTNVYDMRLTEHEDGWIYGIFCTERKDKERLEDTTAAVANAGIVRTKDLQNWERLPDLISNSGQQRNVLMHPEFVDGKYALYTRPQDGFIEVGKGGGIGLGYIKDMANPVLEDETIINHKAYHTIYEMKNGQGPAPIKTEEGWLHLAHGVRNTAGGLRYTLYMFMTDLNDLSKVIYQPAGYFMAPNYEETVGDVPNVLFVNGWIKDEDGKVFIYYASSDTRCHVAVSSVDRLVDYAKNTPKDNFTSASSVNEIIDLVDRNKAYGNSKS, from the coding sequence ATGAAAACGATCCCCAATTTTGCTCAGCTAGAGGCAAATCATCGTAAACTGATTGAAAAAACTAATAAACCATTATCACTGTTTAATGGAATATATCAGCGTTACGAAAATCCTGTCGTAACAAATGCTCATGCGCCTTTAGAGTGGCGTTATGATCTAAATCCAGAGACTAATCCTAACGGTCTGGAAAGAATTGGGATTAATGCTACCTTTAATCCGGGAGCTATTAAATGGAACGGTAAGTATCTTTTAGCAGTACGTGTAGAAGGAAACGATCGAAAATCGTTTTTTGGAATTGCAGAAAGTCCTAACGGAATCGACAATTTTGAATTTTGGGAGAAGCCTATAGCCTTACCGCAATATGGAGAGCCAGATACCAACGTGTACGATATGCGATTAACAGAACATGAAGATGGTTGGATCTATGGTATTTTCTGTACAGAACGAAAAGATAAAGAGCGTTTAGAAGATACTACTGCAGCAGTTGCTAATGCCGGGATTGTTCGAACTAAAGATCTACAGAATTGGGAGCGTTTACCCGATTTAATATCCAATTCGGGGCAACAACGAAATGTTTTGATGCATCCAGAATTTGTCGATGGAAAGTATGCTTTATATACGCGCCCACAAGACGGATTTATCGAAGTAGGTAAAGGCGGCGGAATTGGTTTAGGGTATATTAAAGATATGGCTAATCCTGTGTTAGAAGATGAAACCATTATCAATCATAAAGCCTATCATACTATTTATGAAATGAAAAATGGTCAAGGACCTGCACCTATAAAAACAGAAGAAGGTTGGCTGCATTTAGCGCATGGCGTTCGGAATACAGCAGGAGGTTTACGCTATACGCTATATATGTTTATGACCGATTTAAATGATCTTTCAAAAGTGATTTATCAGCCCGCAGGGTATTTTATGGCTCCAAATTACGAGGAAACTGTAGGGGATGTTCCTAATGTTTTATTTGTAAACGGATGGATTAAAGATGAAGATGGAAAAGTATTTATTTACTATGCTTCTTCAGATACTCGTTGCCATGTTGCGGTTAGCTCGGTAGATCGTTTGGTAGATTATGCAAAAAATACACCAAAAGATAATTTTACTTCAGCGAGTTCAGTAAACGAAATTATCGATTTGGTAGATCGAAATAAAGCCTATGGAAATTCAAAAAGCTAA
- a CDS encoding glycoside hydrolase 5 family protein, with protein MIKRLFSVIILCILCYSCQSVKPITVKDGQFYKGKQPYYFVGANYWYGPLIAAPNIGDRERLIKELDMLDSLGVDNLRILVGGEGGIEDSQVNPALQYEQGKYNQDLLEGLDFLMNEMRKRNMYAVLYLNNNWIWSGGMSTYLRWNGYGDVPNPFLEEYTWPQYFEYTQQFHTCEPCQEAFKKHIKFIMTRTNSVNGMVYTDDNTIMSWQVANEPRIFSEEDRKPFASWLAETVTYMDSLDPNTLISTGAEGKASYLQDLDTYKNLHATDKIDYLTAHMWPKNWGWYDKNNEAATLQTSIKNAHNYIEEHIEVAKALHKPLVLSEFGFPRDGESLERGSPVTYRNQFYTSILEELKTSFENQNVLSGLNFWGFAGIAKTNPNQPKWKTGDDFTADPPQEPQGLNSIFAEDTSTLQLMKTYNSILSND; from the coding sequence ATGATAAAAAGACTATTTTCAGTAATTATACTTTGCATTCTTTGTTATTCATGTCAAAGTGTAAAACCAATTACCGTTAAAGACGGTCAATTTTATAAAGGAAAACAACCTTATTATTTTGTAGGTGCTAATTATTGGTACGGGCCATTAATTGCAGCGCCTAATATTGGCGATCGAGAACGGTTAATTAAGGAACTCGATATGCTTGATAGTTTGGGAGTCGATAATTTAAGAATTCTAGTAGGAGGCGAAGGCGGTATCGAAGATTCTCAGGTAAATCCTGCGTTACAATACGAGCAGGGAAAATACAATCAAGATTTGTTAGAAGGGCTCGATTTTTTAATGAACGAAATGCGTAAACGTAATATGTACGCTGTTTTGTATCTTAACAATAACTGGATCTGGTCTGGCGGAATGTCTACCTATTTGCGTTGGAATGGTTATGGGGATGTACCTAATCCATTTTTAGAAGAATATACATGGCCTCAATATTTTGAGTATACGCAACAATTCCATACGTGCGAACCTTGTCAGGAGGCTTTCAAAAAACATATTAAATTTATAATGACAAGAACCAATTCGGTTAACGGAATGGTGTACACCGATGATAATACAATTATGTCTTGGCAAGTAGCTAACGAACCAAGAATTTTTTCTGAAGAAGATAGAAAGCCATTTGCATCGTGGTTAGCAGAAACGGTAACCTATATGGATTCTTTAGATCCTAACACACTAATTTCTACCGGTGCTGAAGGGAAAGCAAGCTATTTACAAGATTTAGATACGTATAAAAATTTACATGCTACCGATAAAATAGATTATCTAACCGCACACATGTGGCCAAAAAACTGGGGTTGGTATGATAAAAATAACGAAGCAGCTACTTTACAAACATCTATCAAAAATGCTCATAATTATATCGAGGAGCATATTGAAGTAGCTAAGGCTTTACATAAGCCATTAGTACTTTCAGAATTTGGATTTCCTAGAGATGGAGAAAGCTTAGAGCGTGGTTCTCCGGTAACCTATAGAAATCAATTTTATACTTCGATATTAGAAGAATTAAAGACAAGTTTTGAAAATCAGAATGTATTAAGCGGACTTAATTTTTGGGGTTTTGCCGGAATTGCAAAAACAAACCCAAATCAGCCAAAATGGAAAACCGGAGACGATTTTACTGCAGATCCGCCACAAGAGCCACAAGGATTAAATTCCATCTTTGCTGAAGATACATCAACGCTGCAGCTAATGAAAACTTATAACAGTATACTTTCTAACGACTAG
- a CDS encoding glycoside hydrolase family 27 protein, which produces MINKLILAIICLCFTGPNIQAQKFDNLAETPPMGWNSWNTFETNINEQLVKDIADKFVELGLKDAGYEYIVLDDGWMSRERDEEGNLVPDPEKFPNGMKAVADYVHAKGLKFGLYNCAGGKTCAGYPGSRGHQYQDAKLYASWGVDFLKYDWCDTGKLNAKESYITMRDALYEAGRPVVFSICEWGDNDPWEWAEDVGHMWRVTGDIINCWDCEVGHGSWASFGIWKVIELRSKEKTREVAGPGHWNDYDMMEVGNGMTDAEDRSHFAMWSMLNSPLIMGNDLRKATKETLKTLTNKEVIGVNKDPLAVPAFRFNNENNIEIWAKPLENDAWALVFINRNDEAVSIDFDWKKHQLADDLSQQYFKPLDKDYEIRDLFQHKNMGNTSKNLKALIGVHDVLMVTLTPNS; this is translated from the coding sequence ATGATTAATAAACTAATATTAGCTATAATATGTTTATGTTTTACTGGACCTAATATTCAGGCTCAAAAATTTGATAATCTTGCTGAGACACCCCCTATGGGGTGGAACAGCTGGAATACTTTTGAAACTAATATCAATGAGCAGTTAGTAAAAGATATTGCAGATAAATTTGTAGAATTAGGGCTTAAGGATGCAGGTTATGAATATATAGTTCTTGATGACGGGTGGATGTCCAGAGAAAGAGATGAAGAAGGAAATCTTGTTCCCGATCCTGAAAAATTCCCGAATGGGATGAAAGCTGTGGCAGACTATGTGCATGCTAAAGGCTTAAAATTTGGACTCTACAATTGTGCCGGAGGAAAAACATGTGCAGGATATCCCGGTAGTAGAGGGCATCAATATCAAGATGCTAAATTATATGCCTCTTGGGGAGTAGATTTCTTAAAATACGATTGGTGCGATACCGGAAAATTAAATGCAAAGGAATCTTACATAACGATGAGAGATGCTCTTTATGAAGCAGGCCGTCCAGTTGTATTTAGTATATGTGAATGGGGAGATAACGATCCCTGGGAATGGGCAGAAGATGTAGGACATATGTGGCGAGTTACCGGCGATATTATTAATTGTTGGGACTGCGAAGTAGGCCATGGATCCTGGGCATCTTTCGGGATCTGGAAAGTAATAGAATTAAGAAGTAAGGAGAAAACAAGAGAAGTAGCAGGGCCAGGACATTGGAATGATTATGACATGATGGAAGTTGGTAATGGAATGACAGATGCCGAGGATCGTAGCCATTTTGCAATGTGGAGCATGCTTAATTCACCTTTAATAATGGGGAATGATCTTAGAAAGGCAACTAAGGAAACCCTTAAAACACTTACTAATAAAGAAGTAATAGGTGTAAATAAAGATCCTTTAGCAGTACCTGCTTTTCGATTTAATAATGAAAATAATATAGAGATTTGGGCGAAACCTTTAGAAAATGATGCTTGGGCGCTTGTTTTTATTAATCGTAACGATGAAGCGGTTAGCATAGATTTCGACTGGAAGAAACATCAATTGGCAGACGATTTAAGTCAGCAGTACTTCAAGCCTTTAGATAAAGATTATGAGATTAGAGATCTGTTTCAGCATAAAAATATGGGAAATACCAGTAAGAATTTAAAAGCATTAATTGGTGTACACGATGTTTTGATGGTTACTTTAACTCCAAATTCGTAA